In the genome of Pseudomonas sp. LBUM920, one region contains:
- the ftsB gene encoding cell division protein FtsB produces the protein MRSPNWLFLVLLLLLAGLQYRLWVGNGSFAQVKELTQQIADQHAENERLLERNRVLDAEVLELKKGTETVEERARHELGMVKEGETLYQLAQ, from the coding sequence ATGCGCAGTCCCAATTGGTTGTTCCTCGTCTTGCTCTTGTTGCTGGCTGGCCTGCAGTACCGCCTATGGGTGGGTAATGGCAGCTTTGCGCAGGTGAAAGAGTTGACCCAGCAAATTGCCGACCAGCACGCCGAGAACGAACGTCTGCTGGAGCGCAATCGTGTCCTCGATGCTGAAGTGCTTGAGCTGAAAAAAGGTACGGAGACCGTTGAAGAACGGGCTCGTCATGAGCTGGGCATGGTGAAAGAGGGCGAAACCCTCTATCAGCTGGCCCAATGA
- the surE gene encoding 5'/3'-nucleotidase SurE, with protein sequence MRILISNDDGATAPGLAALYAALEDYAECVVVAPDQDKSGASSSLTLDRPLHPQVLANGFISVNGTPTDCVHLAINSLLEQEPDLVVSGINLGANLGDDVLYSGTVAAALEGRFLGRTSFAFSFASRQLDNLATAAYFARKLVEAHGSLDLPPRTVLNVNIPNLPLDHIRGIQLTRLGHRARAAAPLKVVDPRGKEGYWIAAAGDAEDGGPGTDFHAVMQGYVSITPLQLDRTFSDAFSSLDGWLEGLR encoded by the coding sequence ATGCGTATTCTGATATCAAACGATGACGGTGCCACCGCACCCGGCCTTGCCGCGCTTTATGCTGCGCTGGAAGACTACGCCGAGTGTGTGGTGGTTGCCCCGGACCAGGACAAGAGCGGCGCCAGCAGTTCGCTGACGCTCGACCGTCCGTTGCACCCGCAGGTTCTGGCCAATGGCTTTATCAGCGTGAACGGTACCCCCACCGATTGCGTGCACCTGGCGATCAACAGCTTGTTGGAGCAGGAGCCGGACCTGGTGGTGTCGGGTATCAACCTGGGCGCCAACCTGGGCGATGACGTGCTGTATTCGGGTACGGTGGCGGCGGCGCTTGAAGGGCGTTTCCTGGGCCGCACCTCGTTCGCCTTTTCCTTTGCCTCGCGGCAGTTGGACAACCTGGCGACGGCGGCGTATTTCGCCCGCAAGCTGGTGGAGGCCCACGGATCACTGGACCTGCCGCCGCGCACAGTACTTAACGTCAACATCCCTAATTTGCCCCTCGACCATATTCGCGGCATCCAACTGACGCGTCTGGGCCATCGCGCCCGTGCGGCGGCGCCTCTGAAAGTGGTCGATCCGCGCGGCAAGGAAGGTTATTGGATTGCGGCGGCCGGCGACGCCGAGGACGGTGGCCCGGGCACAGACTTTCATGCGGTGATGCAAGGTTATGTATCGATTACCCCGTTGCAGCTTGATCGCACCTTCAGTGATGCCTTCAGTAGTCTCGATGGCTGGCTTGAGGGGCTGCGTTGA
- a CDS encoding LysR substrate-binding domain-containing protein: MLENRWEGIDEFVAVAECSQFTAAAERLGVSSSHISRQVARLEERLQTRLLYRSTRKVTLTEAGQTFLQHCQRLQDGREEALRAVGDLASEPKGMLRMTCAVAYGERFIVPLVTRFMGLYPQLRVDIELSNRQLDLVHEGLDLAIRLGRLQDSRMVASRLAPRRMYLCASPSYLARYGRPHSLSELSRHNCLIGSSDIWQLAQDGREFSQRVQGNWRCNSGQAVLDAALQGVGLCQLPDYYVLEHLHTGALVSLLEAHQPPNTAVWALYPQQRHLSPKVRKLVDFLKEGLAERPEYSE, encoded by the coding sequence ATGCTGGAAAACCGCTGGGAAGGCATCGACGAGTTTGTTGCGGTGGCTGAGTGCAGCCAATTCACAGCGGCGGCCGAGCGACTTGGCGTGTCGTCATCGCACATCAGCCGGCAGGTGGCGCGCCTGGAAGAACGGCTGCAAACCCGGTTGCTCTATCGCAGCACGCGCAAGGTCACGCTGACCGAAGCCGGCCAGACCTTCCTGCAACACTGCCAACGCTTGCAGGACGGTCGCGAAGAAGCATTGCGCGCCGTCGGCGACCTCGCCAGCGAACCCAAGGGCATGTTGCGCATGACCTGCGCGGTGGCTTACGGCGAGCGTTTTATTGTGCCACTGGTCACACGATTCATGGGGCTCTACCCGCAATTGCGCGTGGATATCGAGTTGAGCAATCGCCAGCTGGACCTGGTGCATGAAGGCCTCGACCTGGCGATCCGCCTGGGCCGCCTGCAAGACTCGCGCATGGTCGCCAGTCGCCTGGCCCCGCGGCGCATGTACCTGTGCGCATCACCTTCCTACCTGGCGCGGTATGGTCGGCCACACAGTCTGTCGGAATTAAGTCGGCATAACTGCCTGATCGGCAGCTCGGATATTTGGCAACTGGCCCAGGATGGGCGCGAATTTTCCCAACGGGTGCAGGGAAACTGGCGCTGCAACAGTGGGCAGGCGGTGCTGGATGCGGCGTTGCAAGGGGTCGGGCTGTGCCAGTTGCCGGACTATTACGTGCTGGAGCATCTGCATACGGGCGCGCTGGTGTCGTTACTGGAGGCGCATCAGCCACCGAACACGGCGGTGTGGGCGTTGTATCCACAGCAGCGGCATTTATCGCCGAAGGTCAGAAAGCTGGTGGATTTCTTGAAGGAGGGGTTGGCCGAGCGGCCGGAGTACAGCGAGTGA
- the ispF gene encoding 2-C-methyl-D-erythritol 2,4-cyclodiphosphate synthase, whose translation MRIGHGYDVHRFAEGDFITLGGVRIAHHHGLLAHSDGDVVLHALSDALLGAAALGDIGKHFPDTDPTFKGADSRVLLRHVVGLIHAKGWKVGNVDNTIVAQAPKMAPHIESMRALIAADLQIELDQVNVKATTTEKLGFTGREEGIAVHSVALLLRA comes from the coding sequence ATGCGTATTGGCCACGGCTACGATGTGCACCGTTTCGCTGAAGGCGATTTCATCACCTTGGGCGGCGTGCGCATTGCACACCACCATGGGTTGCTCGCTCATTCCGACGGCGACGTTGTATTGCACGCCTTGAGCGATGCCCTGCTCGGCGCAGCGGCGTTGGGCGATATCGGCAAGCACTTTCCAGACACCGACCCAACCTTCAAGGGTGCGGACAGCCGCGTCTTGCTGCGCCATGTGGTTGGCCTGATCCACGCCAAGGGCTGGAAGGTCGGGAATGTCGACAACACCATCGTCGCCCAGGCGCCGAAAATGGCCCCGCATATCGAATCGATGCGCGCACTGATTGCCGCGGATCTGCAAATTGAATTGGATCAAGTCAACGTGAAAGCCACCACCACCGAAAAACTCGGGTTTACCGGACGTGAAGAGGGCATCGCGGTGCACTCCGTTGCCTTGTTGCTGCGCGCATGA
- the truD gene encoding tRNA pseudouridine(13) synthase TruD: protein MNDLQLLGPRAYGEALGSAVLKATAEDFQVDEVLDIPLTGDGEHLWLWVEKRGLNTEEAARRIAKAAGVPLRTVSYAGLKDRQALTRQWFSVQLPGKADPDMSGAQNDTLKILKIVRHKRKLQRGAHSANGFTLRLTQLAGDTAAIDARLQQIAQHGIPNYFGAQRFGHNGGNVADAREWAARKALPEQRNVRSRLLSTARSFLFNKVLAARVADGSWQRAQVGDLLAFTDSRSFFPAGEAECSDPRLAILDLHPTGPQWGEGNSPASGATFALEQAIADGEADLRDWLVNAGMSQERRILRLPIGGLTWHYPSLDILQLEFVLPAGCFATVLVRELVDLVPVGQTDSPCVF, encoded by the coding sequence ATGAATGACTTGCAACTGTTGGGCCCGCGGGCCTACGGCGAGGCTTTGGGCAGCGCCGTATTAAAAGCGACGGCTGAAGATTTCCAGGTAGACGAAGTGCTGGATATTCCGCTGACCGGCGACGGCGAGCACCTGTGGCTGTGGGTCGAAAAGCGCGGTTTGAATACCGAAGAAGCCGCGCGGCGCATTGCGAAGGCCGCCGGCGTGCCGCTGCGCACCGTCAGCTATGCCGGGCTCAAGGATCGCCAGGCGTTGACGCGCCAGTGGTTCAGCGTGCAACTGCCGGGCAAGGCCGATCCGGACATGAGCGGTGCGCAGAACGACACCCTTAAAATCCTCAAGATCGTCCGTCATAAACGCAAGCTGCAGCGGGGTGCGCATTCGGCCAACGGCTTTACCCTGCGCCTGACCCAATTGGCTGGCGACACCGCCGCCATCGACGCGCGTTTGCAGCAGATTGCCCAGCACGGTATCCCCAATTACTTCGGTGCCCAGCGCTTCGGCCACAACGGCGGCAACGTGGCGGACGCGCGTGAATGGGCGGCCCGCAAGGCCCTGCCGGAGCAGCGCAATGTGCGCTCGCGGCTGCTGTCTACCGCGCGTAGTTTTCTCTTCAATAAAGTCCTGGCAGCACGTGTGGCAGACGGGTCCTGGCAGCGCGCCCAGGTCGGCGATTTGTTGGCGTTTACTGACAGCCGCAGTTTTTTCCCGGCGGGGGAGGCTGAATGCAGCGACCCGCGCCTGGCGATTCTGGACCTGCACCCGACAGGGCCGCAGTGGGGCGAAGGCAATTCGCCGGCGTCGGGGGCGACCTTCGCGCTGGAACAGGCAATCGCCGACGGTGAAGCCGACCTGCGCGATTGGCTGGTCAATGCCGGCATGAGCCAGGAGCGTCGCATTCTGCGACTGCCCATTGGCGGGTTGACGTGGCATTATCCCTCGCTGGACATTCTGCAACTGGAATTCGTCCTGCCGGCCGGATGCTTCGCCACTGTCTTGGTGCGCGAGCTTGTTGATCTGGTGCCGGTGGGGCAGACGGACAGCCCATGCGTATTCTGA
- the eno gene encoding phosphopyruvate hydratase, giving the protein MAKIVDIKGREVLDSRGNPTVEADVLLDNGIIGSACAPSGASTGSREALELRDGDKSRYLGKGVLKAVANINGPIRDLLLGKDPLDQKALDHAMIKLDGTENKGSLGANAILAVSLAAAKAAAQDQDLPLYAHIANLNGTPGVYSMPVPMMNIINGGEHADNNVDIQEFMVQPVGAKTFSEGLRMGTEIFHHLKAVLKARGLSTAVGDEGGFAPNLASNEDALKVISEAVANAGYKLGTDVTLALDCAASEFYEDGKYNLSGEGHVFTSEGFADYLKGLTERYPIISIEDGLDESDWAGWKVLTDKIGEKIQLVGDDLFVTNTKILKEGIDKKIANSILIKFNQIGTLTETLEAIQMAKAAGYTAVISHRSGETEDSTIADLAVGTSAGQIKTGSLCRSDRVSKYNQLLRIEEQLAGKAKYNGRSEFRG; this is encoded by the coding sequence ATGGCAAAAATCGTCGACATCAAAGGTCGTGAAGTTCTCGACTCCCGTGGCAACCCTACCGTCGAAGCCGACGTGCTCCTCGATAACGGCATCATCGGCAGCGCCTGCGCGCCGTCCGGTGCTTCCACAGGTTCCCGCGAAGCACTGGAACTGCGTGATGGCGACAAGAGCCGTTACCTGGGCAAGGGTGTACTCAAGGCTGTAGCCAACATCAACGGCCCGATCCGTGACCTGTTGCTGGGCAAGGACCCGCTGGACCAGAAAGCCCTGGACCACGCGATGATCAAGCTCGACGGCACCGAAAACAAAGGCAGCCTGGGCGCCAACGCCATCCTCGCCGTGTCCCTGGCCGCTGCCAAGGCTGCCGCACAGGACCAGGACTTGCCGCTGTACGCACACATCGCCAACCTGAACGGCACCCCGGGTGTTTACTCGATGCCGGTGCCGATGATGAACATCATCAACGGTGGCGAGCACGCTGATAACAACGTCGACATCCAGGAATTCATGGTGCAGCCGGTTGGCGCCAAGACCTTCTCCGAAGGCCTGCGCATGGGTACCGAGATTTTCCACCACCTCAAAGCTGTCCTGAAGGCCCGTGGCCTGAGCACTGCCGTGGGTGACGAAGGTGGTTTCGCGCCGAACCTGGCGTCCAACGAAGATGCACTGAAAGTGATCTCCGAAGCCGTGGCCAATGCGGGCTACAAACTGGGCACCGACGTGACCCTGGCCCTGGACTGCGCGGCCAGCGAGTTCTACGAGGACGGTAAATACAACCTGTCCGGCGAAGGCCACGTGTTCACCTCCGAAGGTTTTGCCGACTACCTCAAAGGCTTGACCGAACGCTACCCGATCATCTCCATCGAAGACGGCCTGGACGAGTCCGACTGGGCTGGCTGGAAAGTCCTCACCGACAAGATCGGCGAAAAAATCCAACTGGTCGGCGACGACCTGTTCGTGACCAACACCAAGATCCTGAAAGAAGGCATCGACAAGAAGATTGCCAACTCGATCCTGATCAAGTTCAACCAGATCGGCACCCTGACCGAAACCCTGGAAGCCATCCAGATGGCCAAGGCTGCGGGCTACACCGCCGTGATCTCCCACCGCTCCGGCGAAACCGAAGACTCGACCATTGCCGACCTGGCCGTGGGCACCTCGGCTGGGCAGATCAAGACCGGTTCCCTGTGCCGTTCCGACCGCGTTTCCAAGTACAACCAATTGCTGCGTATCGAAGAGCAATTGGCAGGTAAAGCCAAGTACAACGGTCGCAGCGAGTTTCGCGGCTGA
- the kdsA gene encoding 3-deoxy-8-phosphooctulonate synthase: MAQKIIRVGDIEIANDKPMVLFGGMNVLESRDMAMQVCEEYVKVTEKLGIPYVFKASFDKANRSSVTSYRGPGLEEGMRIFQDIKQAFGVPIITDVHEPEQAAVVAEVCDIIQLPAFLSRQTDLVVAMAKTGAVINIKKAQFLAPQEMKHILNKCVEAGNDQLILCERGSSFGYNNLVVDMLGFGIMKQFEYPVFFDVTHALQMPGGRADSAGGRRAQVLDLAKAGISQSLAGLFLEAHPDPDNAKCDGPCALRLDKLEPFLAQLKQLDELVKSFPTVETA, from the coding sequence ATGGCCCAGAAGATCATTCGCGTAGGCGATATCGAGATTGCCAACGACAAGCCCATGGTGCTGTTCGGCGGCATGAACGTGCTGGAAAGCCGCGACATGGCGATGCAGGTCTGTGAAGAGTACGTGAAGGTGACCGAGAAACTCGGTATCCCTTACGTGTTCAAGGCCAGCTTCGACAAGGCCAACCGTTCGTCCGTGACCTCCTACCGCGGCCCGGGCCTTGAAGAAGGCATGCGGATCTTCCAGGACATCAAGCAAGCCTTCGGCGTGCCGATCATCACCGACGTCCACGAGCCTGAGCAGGCTGCCGTGGTCGCCGAGGTGTGCGACATCATCCAGTTGCCGGCCTTCCTGTCGCGCCAGACCGACCTCGTGGTCGCCATGGCCAAGACCGGCGCTGTGATCAATATCAAGAAAGCCCAGTTTCTCGCGCCCCAGGAAATGAAACACATCCTGAACAAGTGCGTGGAAGCGGGTAACGACCAGTTGATCCTCTGCGAGCGTGGTTCGAGCTTCGGCTACAACAACCTCGTGGTGGACATGCTCGGTTTCGGCATCATGAAACAGTTCGAATACCCGGTGTTCTTCGACGTGACCCACGCGCTGCAAATGCCTGGTGGTCGCGCCGATTCCGCCGGTGGGCGCCGTGCCCAGGTGCTAGACCTGGCCAAGGCGGGCATCAGCCAGTCGCTGGCGGGCCTGTTCCTGGAAGCCCATCCGGACCCGGACAACGCCAAATGCGACGGCCCATGCGCCCTGCGCCTGGACAAGCTGGAGCCATTCCTGGCCCAGCTCAAGCAGTTGGACGAACTGGTCAAGAGTTTTCCGACGGTAGAGACCGCGTAA
- the ispD gene encoding 2-C-methyl-D-erythritol 4-phosphate cytidylyltransferase — translation MSSVLPAFWAVIPAAGVGARMAADRPKQYLQLGGRTILEHSLGCFLDHPGLKGLVVSLAVDDPYWPNLPCANDPRIVRADGGDERSGSVLNALLQLNALGASDDDWVLVHDAARPNLSRDDLDNLLLELSDDPVGGLLAVPARDTLKRVDKHARVVETVDRSLIWQAYTPQMFRLGALHRALADSLVADAVITDEASAMEWSGQAPRLIEGRSDNIKVTRPEDLEWLRLRWANRR, via the coding sequence ATGAGTAGCGTTTTACCGGCGTTCTGGGCCGTGATTCCTGCCGCGGGCGTTGGTGCCCGTATGGCTGCGGACCGCCCCAAGCAATACTTGCAATTGGGCGGGCGCACAATTCTCGAACACAGCCTCGGCTGTTTTCTCGACCATCCAGGGCTCAAGGGGCTGGTAGTCAGTTTGGCTGTCGATGATCCTTATTGGCCGAACCTGCCTTGCGCCAATGACCCACGCATCGTGCGTGCGGACGGCGGTGACGAGCGCTCGGGTTCGGTACTCAATGCGTTGCTGCAACTCAATGCGCTGGGTGCCAGCGATGATGATTGGGTGCTGGTGCATGACGCCGCGCGGCCTAACCTCAGCCGTGATGACCTCGATAACCTGTTGTTGGAACTGTCGGATGATCCTGTCGGCGGGCTGCTGGCCGTGCCCGCTCGCGACACGCTCAAGCGCGTCGACAAGCACGCACGTGTGGTTGAAACCGTCGACCGCAGCCTGATCTGGCAAGCCTACACGCCGCAGATGTTTCGCCTCGGTGCATTGCATCGAGCGTTGGCTGATAGCTTGGTGGCTGACGCCGTCATCACCGACGAAGCCTCGGCGATGGAATGGTCCGGCCAGGCGCCGCGCCTGATTGAAGGGCGTTCGGACAATATCAAGGTGACCCGGCCCGAAGACCTGGAGTGGTTGCGGCTGCGGTGGGCGAACCGCAGGTAG
- a CDS encoding S-(hydroxymethyl)glutathione dehydrogenase/class III alcohol dehydrogenase, whose amino-acid sequence MIKSRAAVAFEAKKPLEIVEVDVAMPKAGEVLLRVVASGVCHTDAYTLSGADPEGIFPSILGHEGGAVVEAIGEGVTSVAVGDHVIPLYTPECGKCKFCLSGKTNLCQAIRSTQGKGLMPDGTTRFSYKGQPIFHYMGTSTFSEYTVLPEISVAKIPKEAPLEKVCLLGCGVTTGIGAVINTAKVKPGDTVAIFGLGGIGLSAIIGAVKAKAGRIIAIDINPAKFEIAKQLGATDCINPKDYDRPIQDVIVDLTDGGVDFSFECIGNVQLMRAALECCHKGWGESVIIGVAGAGQEIATRPFQLVTGRVWRGSAFGGVRGRSELPSYVEMAQSGEIPLDTFITHTMGLEDINKAFDLMHEGKSIRTVIHF is encoded by the coding sequence ATGATCAAGTCCCGCGCCGCTGTAGCCTTCGAAGCGAAGAAGCCCCTAGAGATCGTCGAAGTCGATGTCGCCATGCCCAAGGCCGGCGAGGTGCTGCTGCGGGTGGTCGCGTCCGGCGTGTGCCATACCGACGCGTACACCTTGTCGGGCGCCGACCCGGAAGGGATCTTTCCGTCGATCCTCGGCCATGAAGGTGGCGCGGTGGTTGAAGCAATCGGCGAGGGCGTGACTTCGGTGGCCGTCGGCGACCACGTGATCCCGCTGTACACGCCGGAATGCGGCAAGTGCAAATTCTGCCTGTCGGGCAAGACCAACCTGTGCCAGGCCATTCGGTCCACGCAGGGCAAAGGCCTGATGCCGGATGGCACCACACGTTTCTCCTACAAGGGCCAGCCGATTTTCCACTACATGGGTACCTCGACGTTCTCCGAGTACACCGTGCTGCCGGAAATTTCCGTGGCAAAAATCCCTAAAGAAGCGCCGTTGGAAAAGGTCTGCCTGCTCGGCTGCGGCGTTACCACCGGCATCGGCGCGGTGATCAACACTGCCAAGGTCAAGCCGGGCGATACCGTGGCTATCTTCGGCCTCGGCGGCATTGGCCTGTCGGCCATCATCGGCGCGGTGAAAGCCAAGGCCGGTCGCATCATTGCCATCGACATCAACCCGGCCAAGTTTGAAATCGCCAAGCAATTGGGCGCCACCGACTGCATCAACCCGAAAGACTACGACCGCCCCATCCAGGACGTGATCGTCGACTTGACCGATGGCGGCGTGGACTTTTCCTTCGAGTGCATCGGCAACGTGCAACTGATGCGCGCGGCCCTGGAGTGCTGCCACAAGGGTTGGGGCGAGTCGGTGATCATTGGTGTAGCCGGTGCTGGCCAGGAAATCGCCACCCGCCCATTCCAGCTGGTGACCGGGCGCGTCTGGCGCGGTTCGGCATTTGGCGGCGTGCGTGGCCGTTCCGAATTGCCAAGCTACGTGGAAATGGCCCAGTCCGGCGAAATCCCGCTGGACACCTTTATCACCCACACCATGGGTCTGGAAGACATCAACAAAGCGTTTGACCTGATGCATGAAGGTAAGAGCATTCGTACCGTCATTCACTTTTAA
- the fghA gene encoding S-formylglutathione hydrolase, which translates to MTLENISCQKSFGGWHKRYKHSSHVLGCDMTFAVYLPPQAEQGGKLPVVYWLSGLTCTDENFMQKAGAQRVAAELGLIIVAPDTSPRGPGVPGDPDNAWDFGLGAGFYLNATQEPWAKHYRMHDYVVQELPALVEAHFPASAERGISGHSMGGHGALVCALRNPGRYQSVSAFSPINNPMDCPWGQKAFSRYLGDERSKWREWDACALISEATQKLPLLVDQGDRDDFLAVQLKPEALQQAAKAANHPLELRLQPGYDHSYFFIASFIEDHLRHHGRALLG; encoded by the coding sequence ATGACCCTGGAAAATATCTCCTGCCAAAAGAGTTTTGGCGGCTGGCATAAACGCTACAAACACAGCTCCCACGTGCTCGGGTGCGACATGACCTTTGCCGTCTACCTGCCGCCACAGGCGGAGCAGGGCGGCAAACTGCCGGTGGTGTACTGGCTGTCCGGCTTGACCTGCACCGACGAAAACTTCATGCAAAAGGCTGGTGCTCAGCGTGTGGCCGCCGAGCTGGGGTTGATCATCGTTGCTCCGGACACCAGCCCGCGTGGGCCCGGTGTGCCGGGCGACCCTGACAACGCCTGGGATTTTGGCCTGGGGGCCGGCTTCTACCTGAATGCCACGCAGGAACCTTGGGCCAAGCACTATCGGATGCATGACTACGTGGTGCAGGAATTGCCTGCGTTGGTTGAAGCGCATTTCCCTGCATCGGCAGAGCGCGGCATCAGCGGCCACTCCATGGGCGGCCACGGTGCGTTGGTGTGTGCCTTGCGCAACCCTGGGCGCTACCAATCAGTGTCGGCATTTTCGCCGATCAATAACCCGATGGATTGCCCATGGGGCCAGAAGGCCTTCTCGCGTTATTTGGGTGATGAACGCTCTAAATGGCGTGAATGGGACGCCTGCGCGCTGATCAGCGAGGCCACGCAAAAGCTGCCATTGCTGGTGGATCAGGGCGACCGCGACGATTTCCTCGCCGTGCAGCTCAAGCCCGAAGCCCTGCAGCAAGCGGCCAAGGCGGCCAACCATCCGCTCGAACTGCGCCTGCAACCCGGCTACGACCACAGCTACTTCTTTATCGCCAGCTTCATCGAAGATCATTTGCGACATCATGGGCGTGCTTTGCTCGGTTAA